From the Helianthus annuus cultivar XRQ/B chromosome 17, HanXRQr2.0-SUNRISE, whole genome shotgun sequence genome, the window TTAAAGCGCGAAGAACAGAAGAGGCGTACAGCGTTTTCAAACGAATGAAAGATGAGTTTGATTGTGATCCGAGTGTGAGTACTTACGAGATCATAATACGGATGTTTTGTAACGAGGGTAAGGTGGATATCGCGATGAGTGTTTGGGAAGAGATGAAGGGGGAAGGAGTGCTACCGGGAATGCATGTGTTTGCTACTTTGATTAACGCGTTGTGTCGCGAAAGAAAGTTGGAAGATGGTTGCAAGTATTTTGAAGAAATGTTGGATATGGGTATAAGGCCTCCTACACATATGTTTAATAAGCTAAAACAAGCTCTTGTTAGTGAAGGGAAAGAAGATGTTGTGATGATGTTGACTCGTAGGCTTGAGAAATTGAAAACACTTTTAGTGGTTTGTTGAAAAGGATTTACATTCATTTGagggtttcttttttttttttttttaaagattgcTGATCAGTATTAGAAATGTTATTGCTGTTCAGAAAGAAATACccaaaaaatatattatatatcatttatatttatatttatatttatatttataatctATATGATttgtatatttatatttatatttatatttatatttataatttataatctATATGATTTGTAAAGGCTGATAAATAGTTATTTTAGTTGATTGGGCCATGCATTGTCATGGGCCATGCGTATTCGTCTTTGCCTCACACATGTTTATGCGTTATCTCTTCCCTTAACACCCCTTTTTCTCTGGTTTTTAGACACACCATTTTGTGCTCTCTTTCTAAATAACACGAGAACCCTAATCTCATTTTCTTCTCTTCTTTGCTCAGTTCATTTGTACATCAGAGATCGATAGGTGTAGGtgtgcagtggcgaagcttgataTGATCATTATGTGTATTTGTATATTTTACTTAGACTTGGAAAGGTAAACATTAAAATAATCATGCCCGGTGTTGTAAAATATCAAGATTAATTGTCGATTAATCGGTAATTGGTAGTTTACCGATTAAATTTCACCTAGATAGTGAGCATTGGTTTAAATTACTTGAGTTACTTGAAAATTATACTTATTAATCCAATCCGATTAATTTGTTTGAAAAAGTagaaataaagtttttttttgtgtatatatatataagctgGAAAAGTTACATTATTAATTTCAATCCGATTAATTGCAAGTCGGTACCCAATTACGCGACAAGCGCCTAACAATTTTTACAACCATGCATATAATAGCTCTTAGGTAGTTAAGATTTGGATTTTTTGTTGATATTATGTTTTGAGCTATTCAAATTCACTAACCACATATTCTAACTTGTCTTCACTTCAGGGGTTAAAGATTGTGGAGCTGAGTTTCCGTGTTGTAGTGGACCGGTTTCGAGGAGGCAGGTGTAGCAAACTGTTTGTCACGGACACAGTTGTTGTTCAGGCTAGCTGCTAGTCGGTAAACTTCTTCGATGGTGCCTAGTTGTGTTGCTTCAATAGCGTCAGTATACCAGAGGGTAACCCATGAATGTACTTCATGATCATGCGTTTAGGAGTGGACACCAAATGTGGCACGATTATGCTAAGTTGCTTGAAACGAGTGGTATAAGCCAGATTGTCATCACCAACACCAACTTGTTTAAGATGCCAGAACTCTTCTTCGAGCTTTTGCTGCTCGTGAGGGGGACAGAATTCGAGCGTCATCAGTTCCCTAACTTCGGCCCATGGTAAAGCATAAGCTTCATCATTGGAGCGGATTTTTCTCTCATTGGTCCACATTCTAAAGCTCTGCCTTGGAAGACACCAGTAGCACTCCTAGTCTTGAGATGTTCAGGGCACTCACTGTTGATGAAAGTAACTTCAATACTATCAAACCATTCCAGCATTGCAGTCACCCCATCGctgcccgtgaaaggcttagggttgcagGAGACAAAGTGCTTATATTTGAAGCTCACAGGCTTAGGTTGGATCGCTTTTGAATCAATAGAGGAGGGAGGAGTGCTGGAACCTTGAATTTCAGTGACGATCTTGGGAACGATACGTGCGATCTGATCGGCCATGAAAGACATCATTTTCTTCTGGGTGTTAGCCTTAGACTTCTTGTGAGGGTTGGAAATTCGACTTGATGACATCTAAAGATTCAAAACAAGGATTGGATGAGACTTGATCGTAATGTCTTTGTTAAATTGGTTTGTATCACGGGATGTATCACATAGCACATAAGGGTTGCAAATTGTTTCACATAGTACATATGTTTCACGTAGCATAGCAAGTTTTTCACATGGTATCACATAGAATAACGAAAGcatcataaatttagtttgttcaagAGAGtttattgttttagattgcgtAGTATGTGCGAATTGTGTAACAGTTTTGAAATGAACGAGGTATCAAGTATAAAATCGCATATAAATTGAGATGACATAAAATAGAGGCTCATAAgacattggattgtttcgggtagagaaacgtcgactattccaaagtgaatcgaagtccttttTGAATTAAGGAAatgtgctttggcctaatagacaaatactctcatcggtaatcgactaacgatatttgtccttccagttactacacgccCTTAACCAATTGGAGATTTTAAAACTTcggcgagattgaaaatcaatGAGTaggactagttatcaagatgcgagtttcacctctaacttggtaacatcgtaccctagtatggttggtacttatcaaaagataagaccACTAGAATATGAGATGGAAATTTccttcaaggtttggatatcactcctaacttgagggtaaaCTCCGTACAAAATTCAAGTATAGCTGAATGAAGGTCATCATCAAAGGCAGGGATCACCCCAATTTGATGAGCGTTTCGATTGTGTTacaagagtgtcttcaaagcatCCAAGTAtatattgtgttagccttaggaatgTCATGTATATTAAGAGACCAAAGAGAATATGATCAAGCAGTTGAGAAGTTTGACGAGAGAAGCGGAAGAATATAGAGCCAAGCGCGCATATATATTGTAGTTTGATTAACGGGTTAGGGTCCGAGAATAGGTTAAGTGAGTCTTTACAATTCTTCGAGCTATATAAGTCGTGTGGGCATGCTATTGAGGCTCCAACTTATAACGCGGTTGTGGGGTCTTATTGTTGGTCAATGCGGATTGATGATGCTTTTAAGGTAGTTGACGATATGAAACAATGTGGGCTAGGGCCAAATTCGCGAACTTTTGACATAATTCTTCATCATTTGGTTAAAGCGCGAAAAACAGAAGAGGCGTACAACGTTTTCAAACGAATGAAAAGTGATTTTAAGTGTGATCCGAGTGTGAGTACTTACGAGATCATAATACGGATGTTTTGTAACGAGGGTAAAGTGGATATCGCGATGAGTGTTTGGGAAGAGATGAAGGGGGAAGGAGTGCTACCGGGAATGCATGTGTTTGCTAGTTTGATTAACGCATTGTGTCGCGAAAGAAAGTTGGAAGATGGTTGCAAGTATTTTGAAGAAATGTTGGATATGGGTATAAGGCCTCCTACACATATGTTTAATAAGCTAAAACAAGCTCTTGTTAATGAAGGGAAAGAAGATGTTGTGATGATGTTGACTCGTAGGCTTGAGAAATTGAAAACACTTTTAGTGGTTAGTTGAAAAGGATTTACATTCATTTGAgggtttcttttttattttttttctaagatTGCTGATCAGTATTAGAAATGTTATTGCTGTTCAGAAAGAAATACccaaaaaatatattatatatcatttatatttatatttatatttataatttataatttataatctATATGATTTGTAAAGGCTGATGAATAGTTATTTTAGTTGATTGGGCTATGGATTGTCATGGGCCATGCGTATTCCTCTTTGCCTCTCTTTGCCTCACACATGTTTATGCGTTATCTCTTCCCTTAACACCCCTTTTTCTCTGGTTTTTAGACACACCATTTTGTGCTCTCTTTCTAAATAACACGAGAACCCTAATCTTATTTTCTTCTCTTCTTTGCTCAGTTCATTTGTACATCAGAGATCGATAGGTGTAGGtgtgcagtggcgaagcttgaaatttttttacgaggggggggggtcgaaaatgtatatacccaaaaatttctatagaaccgggagggtcgaaaacatatatacccaaaaattctatacgaaaactacatatataacactactggccgaaaagctaggggggtcgggcgcccctcccagCCCCTTCAAAACATCGCCCCTGTAGGCGTGTAGCCGGGAGGTTCCGCTTTTGGCGGCATCTCACGGGGGCGGCGGTGACAGTAGTGCTGAATTAGTTTCTAATGTCGCCGACAGGATGGTGAGCCTAGGCTCATCTTATTGCTACTTGAATTTGTAATCGGCTGATGATGGGTTCACACCCTAATAGCAAGTTATTTTAGTTTTGGTTTCATAAGTgatgtttttttgtgttttcttttcttttttttttttgtagttatgtagatttattttttaatattcaTTATTCTCAAATTAGAAAAAAAATGTAGTGAATAGAAAATAGTGTAGTGAGTACTTTATTCTTAAAGATAGCTCGGCACATCATCAGCTTCAAGAAGACTTAATTGAACATCAATGGCTACTCTATTCTCAACAATAAACGATGTCGCGCTATATCAGATTGTTTTGTGATTGTTATGAGTTTGATTTAGAAATATGTTATGTGATGATACCTAAGTTCAAGCTGCAGAATTTTATAAAATGTAATTCTAGTGTTGCTTCTTAAAATCATACCTGGGGATTGCCATTTCGTTTGGAAAATTTTTGTTATGGGTCAAATAGTTCAGATCATACATTCGACTTTGTTGGTTTATGATAATATTTATTGGTATAacttttatcaaaaaaaaaagttattagaATAAATTTTAGAAGAAAATGTAATAAGACAAAATAGATAGTAGTTAAAATTGTAAATTGGAGAAAGagaaaaaatgattaaaaaaagaaTATAGAGATAGGTATGGGGTGTTGGATGTGGAAGGTTTTTAAAATATGATATAAATTTTAAAAAGTAAGcttttttagttaaattataaGGGTAAAGATGGTGGATTGGATATAAATGCTCTAAGGTGTACCTTTTAAAAGTAGTTTCAATAGTTTGTGTAATTGAGTATTTGCCTTTTGGGGGTATTGAGGTAAGGTACAATTTTATTAACGACCAACTAAATCACTGGATAAGCATCCTGAGATGCCCTCAATCGAGCAAATACATCCATTTCTCCGTAACGGTCAGAGTTGGACGCATACTCGAACCACCAAGCCAACAGAGTGACAGACCAACTTATTAGGACGAGGTAAGGTACATTGATATAACATAAGTACGAGACACATTAATTTTTAGAGCATTCTGAAGCTCCGTTTCTTTTTGTTGATACAACTCATGAATTTGAAAAATGATGTACAAGTACATGTAGTGGTTAATGGTTATTAATCGTTCACCAGCCACAGCTAGCACATGTGGTGGTTATTAATGAAGTGTACAAGTAAGAATGCATAAGTTACAAGTTTTACAATGTACAACACTAACTTTCCTTGGTATATTTCAATCGATGGCTACTTTCACTTTTCATACATTAATCTAACTACACTCTCAAGTCTCAATGTGAATAAGCTCCTTGATTTTGAAGTGATAAGCTCGTTAATATGACTTTGTTTTTCATAAATGTGAATAGAAAAGATTTACGACGTTATTCTAAGCTTTAATTCGGCATCTCGGTCCAGGTTTTTTTTTCTACTTAGAATTATTGTTCTTAGTGTTATTGATATGATCATTAtgtttatttgtatattttactTAGACTTGGAAAGGTAAACATTAAAATAATCATGCCGAGTGTTGTAAAATATCAAGATTAATTGTCGATTAATCGGTAATTGGTAGTTTACCGATTAAATTTCACCTAGATAGTCAACATTGGTTTAAATTATTTGAGTTACTTGAAAATTATACTTATTAATCCAATCCGATTAATTTGTTTGAAAAAGTAGAAATAAAGttttttttgtgtatatatatatatataagctgGAAAAGTTACATTATTAATTTCAATCCGATTAATTGCAAGTCGGTACCCAATTACGCGACAAGCGCCTAACAATTTTTACAACCATGCATATAATAGCTCTTAGGTAGTTAAGATTTGGATTTTTTGTTGATATTATGTTTTGAGATATTCAAATTCACTAACCACATATTCTAACTTGTCTTCACTTCAGGGGTTAAAGATTGTGGAGCTGAGTTTCTGTGTTGTAGTGAACCGGTTTCGAGGAGGCAGGTGTAGCAAACTGTTTGTCACGGACACGGATGTTGTTCAGGCTGGCTGCTAATCGGTAAACGTCTTCGATTATGCTGAGTGGACACCAAATGTGGCACGATTATGCTGAGTTGCTTGAAACGAGTGGTATAAGCCAGATTGTCATCACCAACTTGTTTAAGATGCCAGAACTCGTCTTCGAGCTTTTGCTGCTCGTGAGGGGGACAAAATTCGAGCATCATCAGTTCCCTAACTTCGGTCCATGGTAAAGCATAAGCTTCATCATTGGAGCGGATGTTTCTCTCATTGGTCCACCACTCTAAAGCTCTACCTTGGAAGACACCAGTAGCACTCCTAGTCTTGAGATGTTCAGGGCACTCACTGTTGATGAAAGTAACTTCAATGCTATCAAACCATTCCAGCATTGCAGTCACCACATCGTTGCCCatgaaaggcttagggttgcagGAGACGAAGTGCTTATATTTGAAGCTCACAGGCTTAGGTTGGATCGCTTTTGAATCAACAGAGGAGGGAGGAGTGCTGGAACCTTGAATTTCAATGACGATCTTGGGAATGATACGTGCGATCTGATCGGCCATGAAAGACATCATTTTCTTCTGGGTGTTAGCCTTAGACTTCTTGTGAGGGTTGGAAATTCGACTTGATGACATCTAAAGATTCAAAACAAGGATTGGATGAGACTTGATCGTAATGTCTTTGTTAAATTGGTTTGTATCACAAGATGTATCACATAGCACATAAGGGTTGCAAATTGTTTCACATAATACATATGTTTCACGTAACATAGCAAGTTTTTCACATGGTATCACATAGAATAACGAAAGcatcataaatttagtttgttcatgagagtttattgttttagattgcgtAGTATGTGCGAATTGCGTAACAGTTTTGAAATGAATGAGGTATCAAGTATAAAATCGCATATAAATTGAGATGACATAAAAAAGAGGCTCATAAgacattggattgtttcgggtagagaaacgtcgactattccaaagtgaatcaaAGTCCTTTTTGAATTAAGGAAatgtgctttggcctaatagacaaatactctcatcggtaatcgactaacgatatttgtccttccagttactacacgccCTTAACCAATTGGAGATTTTAAAACTTcggcgagattgaaaatcaatGAGTaggactagttatcaagatgcgagtttcacctctaacttggtaacatcgtaccctagtatggttggtacttatcaaaagataagaccACTAGAATATGAGATGGAAATTTccttcaaggtttggatatcactcctaacttgagggtaaaCTCCGTACAAAATACAAGTATAGCTGAATGAAGGTCATCATCAAAGGCAGGGATCACCCCTATTTGATGAGCGTTTCGATTGTGTTacaagagtgtcttcaaagcatCCAAGTGTGTATTATGTTAACCTTAGGAATGGCATGTATATTAAGAGACCAAAGAGAATATGATCAAGCAGTTGAGAAGTTTGACGAGAGAAGCGGAAGAATATAGagccaagctgtcacacccctatttccacgtgtctcaccggtgggcccggtggggattaccgtgacgatgttggcaacaatatagtcaaaccacacaattatataatgcacagcggaagcataatttaaatatataatttcaacctctgattgtaatatcaaaatgtattacagaagttgaatatccacagtggatcgtaaatacagataaagtattgttccattagatactgcaatcaagcttgcgaggcttatcccgacgctagggagctaataccagccaattacgtttaggtacctgcacttaatctttttggggaaaatacgtcagtttacactggtaaatacattcaactgacacatttgaaaatgtttattaaaattgatttgaatgcacaaggcacaaactcttttataacttgggaaaattcataatgatcttgtgaacgttttacatgttcttttatgcgttcagtagcccgggtcgtgccgggttaaagatttatagacacaccacgtttgcgtaaaaccgtagtacagaaaccaacggctacgtcttttagttttagtgccgacactttataccgggtgtacgcctacaccgggatgtcgatggtcgtggccatttcgtaaaatgatgccgaggatatccgggacaacggtcattaaaccccccaaaggcttataagcaacaaaactgtttaaatgagccaatcatatttaatcaattaaccacctaagcgatggaattatataatgctcaatcaagcggtattaatataccgtaacccaagcccatataggggaaataagttaaagtatttacctttgcaagtattaatccttaatttagatcaagtcaccgatagcttttactggggctcctaatctggaacgaaggttttaattaacctcttagaatcctaacggtccttgtattagccgtagcttaaaccggttgattccgatatatagatatggttaattcgcacgtaaagacgaaaaccgagaatggagtatgatttggacccaacaagttcagtgacttgttttatatgggtttatagttcatactctggattttggggttcaaataatataatttgacccatatcggctattgcacgaaaactagttccatgagccgtaccgtgtgcgcaaataggcgaaacggttaaccacaAGAGTCCTACGctcatttcctaagtcaataagccttaaaagtattttggtattagtaggataccttccgtaatgcccgtaacgagtctaagtttatattatgccccgtaggggcttttcggtcattttaaagactttaaaagggattttcgagttctacaggaaatctgagtttcccgaacagcttataaagcttaaaatactttatttattatttaaaaccagtagcaattggaatcgggtcaaaagaccttgtagaactcccgttttggccaaaaagggcatattcggtatttaccgaaccgtagccataaccgcaggttatgagcaaggtaaaaattattaaaaatctttaaaattcccaaaatattattttaccacagtgggtaaaggttttggtgacgaaaacttgggttagatgggcgttatgctaattgcgccgttaattacaaaactttcttaaaagtgcgccttttagcataactctcattctaggcctcggattgacgtgaaacttcaggggcatgcttataatttatcaagcaaggttttggtccgttcacgtgtccgaaatactcgttttaattttaaaaggccgttacggtcaacttttaggcgaatgacggaaatacgtaaaagactcggataactcatgaaccgaccacagaggcgtataccaacatgtgacctggtcctaagagagtcctaaggtatatttatacctcactaaaacgggtcagaactgaagtcaaagcaaaagtcaaacttttgcgactttcggctccgaaccggttctatatagtaaatgatcgattcaaacgagcgcaaacatgtttatatacctattatcatgttttatgattatcaaaacaggttccataacatatacattacagattatgcataaatcgctaaaatagctttctgttgactttttaaccgcacgtttgactcgacatttgacatagttagagtggtgatcagggggaaccattttagaggtttattacccatgtaaataccaactcataaccacttttgattcgtcttaagactgaatcatttgcgagttattgtaatgacaaccgttagttacgacggttgcgtttatgagctataactatggaaatgtgaaaccaaaatgattatgaacgacttacagaagtgtgttcttgcttataaagcagaagagaatgcttggaagcacttagaatgatcagagaggtgttgtttgagttgtgtgaatgttatgtgccaaacttggctatttatagccaatgtcaagcaagcatgatcattacaagcactacaACAGGTCAAgggtgatgggtaggtgtcccctgaagttatgggtcaagtgtagggtgcccatgcctcatacATTGGTTGTTGAtcattcaaaagctccaaaagccaagtagttactacaattctgcatctgggcactttacgcggcccgcatgggagttcccatgcattttaatgcgggtcgcctaaaggttaagaaatcaggcgaattagtgaggaggctcgcggcccgcctcaactaatcccTAACCTTCAcacgggtcgcctaaggttaagatttcaggatttttaaatctttttgtaataattacagaatctggccattaataacgaaatctttcgtaatgattcacctggcctttcggttttgaaggggtaactttgcggtttggccctcggttatttaccgataggggcctcgtgttaattacccgcattattaagtccccggtttatttattaattatattggaaagccttaactttcactgttgacgcttttaacccttcttctacgatttcgatcgtaactttctcgtttcatatcgaaacttcgcgaaattcatatatattattttagtgagggtataataccgttacaaagtctttggaacgttaaagggtcactcagaggtattattaaacatgttgacacagttaacccctgtagtttgtaatctctcactttcttccgcgttttatttttgtatgatctataatttattcgtttgaaggtttaagcattatttagggatactatatagtatatttacccttgttgacatttataaccctcgaatttatatactttcaaggtttgtcaaaattagtcctttatttattatagatgccacgtgtagacaaatgacacgtgttaacacatcattggacacaaaaattcgaggtgttacacaagcGCGCATATATATTGTAGTTTGATTAACGGGTTAGGGTCCGAGAATAGGTTAAGCGAGTCTTTACAATTCTTCGAGCTATATAAGTCGTGTGGGCATGTTATTGAGGCTCCAACTTATAACGCGGTTGAGGGGTCTTATTGTTGGTCAATGCGGATTGATGATGCTTTTAAGGTAGTTGACGATATgaattaaatactaaaaacgttgtatctttaaaaaaacttgTGTATAGTcaggttgaaaaatctaccaaataataataaaaaatatatccttaaaaaacctcgtttattacacgtgttgaataaatttaattttacatagcaaatgataaaaagttatatctttaaaaagtttgtgtattacatgggttatataaatgtaaatTTGAATagtaaataatttaaaaaattatttttaaaaaccccgcgtTTTACATGAGTTGATTAAATCTAATTttgtatatcaaataataaaaaaattatatttttaataaattaggataacatttaatattaatttattatttatatatatttaatataagataagtaggaaagagaggtatttgttttaaaaatatattaa encodes:
- the LOC110925312 gene encoding pentatricopeptide repeat-containing protein At1g71060, mitochondrial, with translation MKRKNIEPSAHIYCSLINGLGSENRLSESLQFFELYKSCGHAIEAPTYNAAVGSYCWSMRIDDAFKVVHEMKQCGVGPNSQTFDIILHHLVKARRTEEAYSVFKRMKDEFDCDPSVSTYEIIIRMFCNEGKVDIAMSVWEEMKGEGVLPGMHVFATLINALCRERKLEDGCKYFEEMLDMGIRPPTHMFNKLKQALVSEGKEDVVMMLTRRLEKLKTLLVVC